In Thermococcus sp. EP1, the following are encoded in one genomic region:
- a CDS encoding glucodextranase DOMON-like domain-containing protein, with protein sequence RVYDLLAPEGFKPTQEEQLNSYDAENQKRAVVKMIPVTTSTNVIIEVDDPQGDDHGPGTYTYATNKVFVPNHLDLLKFKMLDTGETYTLEFYFAELGGNPWNGPNGFSL encoded by the coding sequence CAAGAGTCTATGATCTATTAGCTCCAGAAGGCTTTAAGCCTACTCAAGAAGAGCAATTAAACAGTTATGATGCCGAAAATCAAAAGAGAGCAGTGGTGAAAATGATACCTGTCACAACAAGTACAAATGTAATAATTGAGGTTGATGATCCCCAGGGAGATGATCATGGACCTGGCACATATACTTACGCTACAAACAAAGTGTTTGTTCCAAATCACCTTGATTTACTTAAATTTAAAATGCTTGACACAGGGGAGACTTACACTTTAGAGTTCTACTTTGCAGAACTGGGAGGTAATCCATGGAATGGGCCTAATGGTTTTAGTTTGC